From one Drosophila subpulchrella strain 33 F10 #4 breed RU33 chromosome 3L, RU_Dsub_v1.1 Primary Assembly, whole genome shotgun sequence genomic stretch:
- the LOC119552530 gene encoding gastrula zinc finger protein XlCGF57.1 codes for LSANHREQLTTLIEYVHIIYLAESAKQFLKFLKFRPFLVGKSLWKMDKSSVATMGRNCRACAEHSPVLVDLFSTDICDPPVWEMLNSFLPENCRVNRDAMPQKICPSCLVATQNAFHFRHKCEQSFQYFSHLLQLHNPAPTNQGRTRGRKGDTNQLVDFEMVGCEDPLDTNVSGKEEDRLVLKTDNDFEPTDGLPVKEQDGQPLQEVFEITMSDIKTEEELSNGETFEDAFAEDDNNVDESENESDEWSPSWSDQEDQEETWMQGKGEPLTTDDKNQSLLCTECGVTFSSQKALQKHIARHKAQDDPQKPHLCDFCGRGFRTNAQLTTHRRKHTGERPFKCPLCPKEYTHGPTLKSHMLTHDEQKAHNCPQCDKTFYTRGNLRAHIKRHTGERPYECPECHQTFTKNSGLKLHSRLHKEEKPFKCELCGKGFVQNQHLITHLRVHNGDRPFKCPDCDKSFFEKSNMMKHQRTHTGFKPFKCEECGQAFSHNHHLKSHLRIHTGEKPYKCDQCGKGFCANQSLAKHVLWHVENNDRPFKCTKCPKAFDSLQSLRGHDKAHRKPVEPKTLHQCPHCDVRFALKKTLDKHIGSHKIRPHPCPHCDEGFFSEKSFNKHLRVHKSKE; via the exons CTATCGGCCAATCATCGCGAGCAGCTGACAACCCTGATCGAATACGTTCACATTATCTATTTGGCAGAAAGTGCAAAACAGTTCTTGAAGTTTTTGAAATTCCGGCCTTTTTTGGTTGGAAAATCATTGTGGAAAATGGATAAATCATCGGTGGCCACCATGGGAAGGAACTGCCGCGCCTGCGCCGAACACTCGCCCGTGCTGGTGGACCTCTTCTCCACGGATATCTGCGACCCACCCGTTTGGGAAATGCTAAACTCCTTTCTCCCCGAGAACTGCCGCGTCAACCGAGATGCAATGCCGCAGAAGATCTGCCCCTCATGCCTGGTGGCCACCCAAAACGCCTTTCACTTCAGGCACAAGTGCGAGCAGAGTTTCCAGTACTTTTCCCACCTCCTCCAGCTGCACAATCCCGCTCCCACTAACCAAGGTAGAACTCGGGGCAGAAAGGGTGATACAAATCAACTAGTGGATTTCGAGATGGTCGGCTGCGAGGATCCGCTGGACACGAATGTTTCTGGAAAGGAAGAGGATCGGCTTGTTTTGAAAACGGATAATGATTTCGAGCCAACGGATGGCTTGCCAGTTAAGGAACAGGACGGTCAACCGCTGCAGGAAGTCTTTGAAA TAACTATGAGCGATATAAAAACTGAAGAAGAATTGTCCAACGGTGAGACATTCGAAGATGCCTTTGCAGAAGACGATAATAATGTTGACGAAAGTGAAAACGAATCTGATGAATGGTCACCTAGCTGGTCGGACCAAGAGGACCAAGAGGAGACCTGGATGCAAGGCAAGGGAGAGCCATTAACGACCGACGACAAGAATCAGTCGCTGCTGTGCACAGAGTGTGGAGTGACTTTTTCGTCGCAGAAGGCGTTGCAGAAACACATTGCAAGGCACAAGGCGCAGGATGATCCTCAAAAGCCGCACCTGTGCGACTTCTGCGGCAGAGGATTCCGTACCAACGCCCAGCTAACAACCCATAGGCGCAAGCACACCGGTGAACGTCCTTTCAAATGCCCCCTCTGCCCAAAAGAGTACACCCATGGTCCTACCCTAAAGTCGCACATGCTCACCCACGACGAGCAGAAAGCTCACAATTGTCCGCAGTGTGATAAGACCTTTTACACTAGGGGCAACCTTAGGGCCCATATAAAACGCCACACTGGCGAAAGACCATATGAGTGTCCCGAATGTCATCAGACCTTTACGAAGAACTCGGGCCTTAAATTGCACAGTCGTCTGCATAAAGAGGAAAAGCCCTTTAAATGTGAGCTCTGCGGCAAAGGATTTGTCCAGAACCAGCATTTGATCACCCACTTGCGGGTCCACAACGGGGATCGCCCGTTCAAGTGTCCCGACTGCGACAAGTCGTTCTTCGAGAAATCCAACATGATGAAGCATCAGCGCACGCACACGGGCTTTAAGCCTTTCAAGTGCGAGGAGTGCGGCCAAGCATTTTCGCACAACCATCATCTGAAGAGTCACCTACGCATCCACACCGGAGAAAAGCCCTACAAGTGTGACCAGTGCGGCAAGGGCTTCTGTGCGAATCAGTCTCTTGCAAAGCATGTCCTTTGGCATGTGGAAAACAATGATAGGCCCTTCAAATGCACCAAATGCCCCAAAGCCTTTGACTCACTGCAGAGTTTACGGGGCCACGATAAGGCGCACAGAAAGCCCGTTGAGCCGAAAACGTTGCATCAATGTCCACACTGCGATGTCAGGTTTGCCCTAAAGAAGACATTGGACAAGCATATTGGTAGTCATAAGATTCGGCCCCACCCATGTCCGCATTGTGACGAAGGATTCTTTTCCGAGAAGAGCTTTAACAAACACCTACGCGTGCACAAATCGAAGGAATAA